A single region of the Bacteroidota bacterium genome encodes:
- a CDS encoding response regulator transcription factor, whose product MKLLIADDHPIFRKGLKDLLQGHFKDSRIIECENGKEAIDNIKTEKPDISILDINMPEFNGIEVSNMVLKENLFTKVIILTMYKDKEMVRKAMNSGACGYLLKDFAVNEIIECIKKVSEDGKYIGRELQAYYSDFDEEDKKKRELKQILKKFSQTEFKTLKLVSQNKSSKEIAELLFLSEKTVENYRSKICQKLGLPPRNNSLLIWISENKELLSSISEF is encoded by the coding sequence ATGAAGTTATTAATAGCCGATGATCATCCCATATTCCGTAAAGGCCTGAAAGATCTTCTCCAGGGACACTTCAAAGACAGCAGGATCATTGAATGCGAGAACGGCAAGGAGGCTATCGATAATATTAAAACAGAAAAACCAGATATATCCATTCTTGATATTAATATGCCGGAATTTAACGGCATTGAGGTCTCGAACATGGTTCTGAAAGAAAATTTATTCACCAAAGTCATTATTTTGACAATGTACAAGGATAAAGAAATGGTACGAAAAGCTATGAATTCAGGAGCCTGCGGTTATTTGTTAAAGGATTTTGCCGTAAACGAGATCATTGAATGTATAAAAAAAGTTTCGGAGGATGGAAAATATATAGGGCGCGAATTACAGGCCTATTACTCTGATTTTGATGAAGAGGATAAGAAAAAAAGAGAACTGAAACAGATCCTTAAAAAGTTTAGTCAAACCGAATTTAAAACATTGAAACTTGTAAGCCAAAACAAGTCGTCCAAAGAGATCGCCGAACTTTTATTCCTTTCCGAAAAAACAGTTGAGAATTACCGGTCAAAGATCTGTCAGAAACTGGGCTTGCCGCCACGCAACAATAGTCTTTTGATATGGATAAGCGAGAACAAAGAACTTCTTTCTTCTATAAGTGAGTTTTAG